Proteins encoded together in one Pseudomonas sp. TCU-HL1 window:
- a CDS encoding DEAD/DEAH box helicase — MSFASLGLSEALVGAVEAAGYAQPTPVQQRAIPAVLQGRDLMVAAQTGTGKTAGFALPVLELLFPNGHHDKSQRHGPRQARVLVLTPTRELAAQVHDSFKLYARDLSLTSACIFGGVGMNPQVQALSKGVDLLVACPGRLLDLAGQGKVDLSHVEILVLDEADRMLDMGFIHDVKKVLAKLPPKRQNLLFSATFSKDIVDLANKLLHDPERIEVTPPNTTVERIEQRVFRLPASHKRALLAHLITVGAWEQVLVFTRTKHGANRLAEYLAKHGLAAAAIHGNKSQNARTKALADFKTNDVRILVATDIAARGLDIDQLPHVVNFELPNVEEDYVHRIGRTGRAGRSGEAISLVAPDEEKLLKAIERLTKQNIPDGNAQGFDPATVEVERPEARPPRPERQPRADKPKREGKAPAPQASVEAKDATVEGAEGKPRKSRNRRRGKGKGQGQEPGQQASGQRPQQQPQQPQQPAKQARAPQQAQNRDPEEFLDDDVDNFGNRVDYISPYPPKGQGRNQRRGGGQGQGQGKPQGQGQGQRQGQGASQGSGQGQGRSGQGRGQGGNPGQKQGGQKSGQQRQGKPAKGRSNEPRRDDSQQSRGRDEPAVQDPRSNKPAPKIIMKESRTDRFPTPEQLDELQQSNRPRGEKPALLTRNR; from the coding sequence ATGTCCTTTGCTTCCCTCGGTCTCTCCGAGGCATTGGTCGGCGCCGTCGAAGCTGCCGGCTACGCCCAGCCCACCCCCGTGCAACAGCGGGCCATTCCCGCCGTGTTGCAAGGTCGCGACCTGATGGTTGCGGCCCAGACTGGTACCGGCAAGACCGCCGGTTTCGCGCTGCCCGTCCTGGAACTGCTGTTCCCTAACGGTCACCACGACAAATCCCAGCGCCATGGCCCGCGTCAGGCGCGCGTACTGGTCCTGACCCCGACCCGCGAACTGGCGGCCCAGGTACACGACAGCTTCAAGCTCTACGCCCGTGACCTCAGCCTGACCAGCGCCTGCATCTTCGGCGGTGTCGGCATGAATCCCCAGGTCCAGGCCCTGTCCAAGGGCGTGGACCTGCTGGTGGCCTGCCCCGGCCGCCTGCTCGACCTGGCCGGCCAGGGCAAAGTCGACCTCTCCCACGTGGAAATCCTCGTGCTCGACGAAGCCGACCGGATGCTCGACATGGGCTTCATCCACGATGTGAAGAAGGTCCTTGCCAAGCTGCCGCCCAAGCGCCAGAACCTGCTGTTTTCGGCGACCTTCTCGAAAGACATCGTCGACCTCGCCAACAAGCTGCTCCACGATCCCGAACGCATCGAAGTGACTCCGCCAAATACCACGGTGGAGCGCATCGAGCAGCGCGTGTTCCGCCTCCCCGCCAGCCACAAGCGCGCCTTGCTGGCGCATCTGATCACGGTCGGTGCCTGGGAACAGGTGCTGGTATTCACCCGTACCAAGCACGGCGCCAACCGTCTCGCCGAGTACCTCGCCAAGCATGGCCTGGCCGCTGCCGCCATTCACGGCAACAAGAGTCAGAACGCGCGCACCAAGGCACTGGCGGACTTCAAGACCAATGACGTGCGCATCCTGGTCGCCACTGACATCGCCGCCCGAGGCCTGGACATCGACCAACTGCCGCATGTGGTCAACTTCGAGCTGCCCAACGTCGAAGAAGATTACGTACACCGCATCGGCCGTACCGGTCGTGCCGGTCGTAGTGGCGAGGCGATCTCTCTGGTAGCTCCAGATGAAGAGAAACTGCTGAAGGCCATCGAGCGCCTGACCAAGCAGAATATCCCCGACGGTAATGCCCAGGGCTTCGACCCGGCCACCGTCGAGGTCGAACGCCCCGAAGCACGTCCGCCGCGCCCCGAGCGTCAGCCACGTGCCGACAAGCCCAAGCGCGAAGGCAAGGCCCCTGCGCCCCAGGCGTCTGTCGAGGCCAAGGACGCCACCGTCGAAGGCGCCGAGGGCAAGCCGCGCAAGAGTCGCAACCGTCGTCGCGGCAAGGGCAAAGGCCAAGGCCAGGAACCAGGCCAGCAGGCCAGCGGCCAACGTCCACAGCAGCAACCGCAGCAACCGCAGCAACCGGCCAAGCAGGCGCGTGCGCCGCAGCAGGCACAGAATCGTGACCCCGAAGAGTTCCTCGACGATGACGTGGATAACTTCGGTAACCGCGTCGACTATATCAGCCCCTATCCACCCAAGGGCCAGGGCCGGAACCAGCGCCGCGGCGGTGGCCAGGGTCAAGGCCAAGGCAAACCTCAAGGCCAGGGCCAGGGTCAGCGCCAGGGACAAGGGGCGAGCCAGGGTTCAGGTCAGGGTCAGGGCCGTAGCGGCCAAGGTCGCGGCCAGGGCGGCAATCCGGGCCAGAAACAGGGTGGCCAGAAGTCGGGCCAGCAGCGCCAGGGCAAGCCTGCCAAGGGCCGTAGCAATGAGCCACGCCGTGATGATTCGCAACAGTCCCGAGGCCGTGATGAGCCAGCCGTGCAGGACCCACGGTCCAACAAGCCGGCACCGAAAATCATCATGAAGGAGTCCCGCACCGACCGTTTCCCGACGCCGGAGCAACTGGACGAACTGCAGCAGAGCAACCGCCCGCGTGGCGAGAAACCGGCCTTGCTGACCCGCAACCGCTAA
- a CDS encoding YceI family protein, whose translation MLKNTFSALTLGAALLASQAMAADYMIDREGQHAFVNFKIGHLGYSYIYGTFKDFDGSFSFDEKNPEASKIKVILKTASVDTNHAERDKHIKSVLLNVSKNPTATFESTSVKSTGQGTADVAGNLTLNGVTRPVVIKAKFVGEGDDPWGGYRAGFEGTTTIKLKDFAIQKDLGPASQEVELIISFEGVRS comes from the coding sequence ATGCTGAAGAATACCTTCTCTGCGCTGACTCTCGGCGCCGCGCTGCTCGCCAGCCAGGCCATGGCCGCCGATTACATGATCGACAGGGAAGGCCAGCACGCCTTCGTCAACTTCAAGATCGGCCACCTGGGCTACAGCTACATCTACGGCACTTTCAAGGACTTTGACGGTTCCTTCAGCTTCGACGAGAAGAACCCCGAGGCGAGCAAGATCAAGGTGATCCTGAAGACCGCCAGCGTCGACACCAACCATGCCGAGCGCGACAAGCACATCAAGAGCGTCCTCCTCAACGTCAGCAAGAACCCCACCGCCACCTTCGAGTCCACTTCGGTCAAGTCTACCGGCCAGGGCACTGCCGACGTGGCCGGCAACCTGACCCTGAACGGCGTGACCAGGCCGGTGGTGATCAAGGCCAAGTTCGTTGGCGAGGGCGACGACCCGTGGGGCGGCTACCGCGCCGGCTTCGAAGGTACCACCACCATCAAGCTGAAGGACTTCGCCATCCAGAAGGACCTCGGCCCGGCCTCCCAGGAAGTCGAGCTGATCATCTCCTTCGAGGGCGTGCGTTCCTGA